In a single window of the Nicotiana tomentosiformis chromosome 8, ASM39032v3, whole genome shotgun sequence genome:
- the LOC104085799 gene encoding diacylglycerol kinase 5-like, producing MASPESNSNGNLEREFYIPTYILAPDASQSEDLQLPDVPTCPVLVFINSKSGGQLGGDLLHTYRSLLNKYQVFDLGEETPDSVLRRLYLNLEKLKNNGDEFATKLEERLRIIVAGGDGTAGWLLGVVSDLKLSQPPPIATVPLGTGNNLPFAFGWGKKNPGTDKNSVISFMKQVMDAKEMKIDSWHILMRMRAPKEGSCDPIAPLELPHSLHAFHRVSSSDDLNVEGYHTFRGGFWNYFSMGMDAQVSYAFHSERKMHPEKFKNQLINQSTYARLGCTQGWFFASLFHPSSRNIAQLAKVKIMKKQGEWQDLHIPHSIRSIVCLNLPSFSGGLNPWGTPNSNKRRDRDLTPPFVDDGHLEVVGFRDAWHGMVLLAPNGHGTRLAQAHRIRFEFHKGAADHTFMRIDGEPWKQPLPVDDDTVVVEIAHLGQVKMLATHGCRSKSTHDPSNHVNHDGDDGDSGEEDSVVEEQRKFGAADTFKIPDEVDISHLS from the exons ATGGCCTCTCCCGAAAGCAACTCCAACGGAAACCTAGAGAGAGAGTTCTATATTCCTACCTATATACTTGCACCGGATGCAAGTCAGAGTGAAGATTTACAGTTGCCTGATGTACCTACATGCCCTGTGCTAGTATTCATCAACTCTAAAAGTGGAGGTCAACTTGGTGGAGATCTTCTTCATACATATCGATCACTTCTTAACAAATATCAG GTTTTTGATTTGGGAGAAGAAACCCCTGATAGTGTTTTACGGAGACTGTATTTGAATCTAGAAAAGCTAAAGAACAATGGTGATGAATTTGCCACCAAACTTGAGGAGAGACTGAGGATAATT GTTGCAGGTGGAGATGGCACAGCTGGCTGGCTTCTTGGAGTTGTATCTGATCTCAAACTATCTCAGCCACCACCAATTGCTACTGTGCCTTTGGGAACTGGAAACAACCTTCCATTTGCTTTTGGTTGG GGCAAGAAGAATCCAGGAACTGACAAGAACTCGGTTATCtcattcatgaagcaagtaatGGATGCAAAAGAAATGAAGATAGACAG TTGGCACATTCTAATGAGGATGAGAGCACCAAAAGAGGGTTCTTGTGATCCTATTGCACCACTTGAATTGCCTCATTCGTTGCATGCGTTTCACCGGGTGTCTTCATCTGACGATCTTAATGTG GAAGGATACCATACATTTCGTGGAGGATTCTGGAATTATTTCAGCATGG GGATGGATGCACAAGtatcatatgcatttcattcagaAAGAAAGATGCATCCAGAAAAATTCAAAAACCAGCTTATCAATCAG AGTACATATGCAAGGCTTGGATGTACACAAGGATGGTTTTTTGCGTCCCTTTTTCATCCTTCTTCAAG GAACATAGCTCAACTGGCCAAGGTTAAGATAATGAAAAAGCAAGGTGAATGGCAGGACCTTCACATCCCTCACAG TATCAGGTCAATTGTTTGCCTAAACCTGCCTAGCTTTTCTGGTGGACTGAATCCTTGGGGAACACCAAATAGTAACAAGCGTCGAGAT AGGGACTTGACTCCACCATTTGTTGATGATGGCCATCTTGAAGTTGTGGGCTTTAGAGATGCTTGGCATGGAATGGTTCTTCTTGCTCCAAATGGGCATGGGACGCGGCTTGCACAG GCACATAGAATTCGGTTTGAGTTCCATAAGGGCGCAGCTGACCACACATTCATGAGGATTGATGGGGAACCATGGAAGCAACCCCTCCCTGTAGATGATGACACCGTTGTGGTAGAAATCGCTCATCTTGGCCAGGTTAAGATGCTTGCAACCCATGGTTGCAGATCCAAAAGTACGCACGACCCTTCAAACCATGTCAATCATGATGGTGATGACGGGGATAGTGGTGAAGAGGATTCGGTGGTGGAAGAGCAGAGGAAGTTTGGGGCAGCAGACACATTCAAAATTCCTGATGAAGTTGACATTTCTCATCTCAGTTGA